A window of the Mus musculus strain C57BL/6J chromosome 18, GRCm38.p6 C57BL/6J genome harbors these coding sequences:
- the Gm36718 gene encoding transcription elongation factor 1 homolog-like: MGRRKSKRKPPPKKMTGTLETEFTCPFCNHDKSCEVKMDRGRKTGIISCTVCLEEFQTLITHLSEPVDVYSEWIDACEAAN; the protein is encoded by the coding sequence ATGGGACGAAGGAAGTCCAAGCGAAAGCCGCCCCCCAAGAAGATGACAGGCACCCTGGAGACCGAGTTCACCTGCCCTTTCTGCAACCATGACAAGTCTTGTGAAGTGAAAATGGACCGTGGTCGAAAGACTGGAATCATCTCCTGTACGGTGTGCCTAGAGGAATTCCAGACCCTCATCACACACCTGTCAGAACCAGTGGATGTGTACAGCGAATGGATAGATGCCTGTGAGGCAGCCAATTAG